A window of Lacibacter sediminis contains these coding sequences:
- a CDS encoding tetratricopeptide repeat-containing sensor histidine kinase yields the protein MRTVILYILYISFCSITNAQVLMNKDSLLKLLPTVKEDSAGVEFYINLGQQYEASEPELAKHYYKTAGTFSEKIDYPAGILRYIFNYTFVLNMQGRFDSGLALNLKSVAIARKLNDPIMLGKALFNTGSSYRMLAQYENAIPLYEEGRKIFASNGDSLLMARSYDIIQMLYYNLENYDKGVFYGETAVKWLRTIDDPVWLGTTLNNLGMNYAKKGAYAKAKDCWMEALAIGKKIGNIEMEASQMLNLGDLYMDEGDYAVIGQYYNKALELYTTLDGAEGIAIALRGLAIYEFYKKDFQAAKIYADRSLAVINQNNLLFEKRKTFETLSRIHIALHDLITGQKYMQQATVLADSIINDRIRKSTVEFETKYETAKKDGQIKLQQSELKQKSTLNYILIGSAAALLIISLLSYRNYRHKQNLQQQRINELETEKQLAATEAVLKGEEQERTRLAKDLHDGLGGMLSGIKHSFNNMKGNLVMTPENAQAFERSMDMLDSSIKEMRRVAHNMMPETLVKYGLDTALKDFCKDMSLAGSVKVIYQSVSIENAVIDQTTSITIYRIVQELVNNVMKHAAAKQVVVQLNKLNGQLTITVEDDGKGFDTAILRQSSGMGWSNILNRVEFMKGIMDVQSEPGKGTSVHIELKA from the coding sequence ATGCGAACAGTCATCCTTTATATTTTATATATCAGCTTTTGCAGCATAACGAATGCACAAGTATTAATGAATAAGGACAGTTTATTAAAACTCTTACCAACTGTAAAAGAGGACAGTGCGGGAGTGGAGTTTTATATTAACCTGGGTCAGCAATATGAAGCGAGTGAACCAGAGCTGGCCAAACATTATTATAAAACAGCAGGAACCTTCAGTGAAAAAATTGATTACCCTGCAGGCATACTTCGATACATATTCAATTACACTTTTGTATTGAATATGCAGGGGAGATTTGACTCAGGGTTGGCATTGAATTTAAAATCTGTTGCCATTGCCAGAAAACTGAATGACCCTATCATGCTTGGCAAGGCTTTGTTTAATACAGGTAGTTCTTACCGCATGCTGGCACAGTATGAAAATGCCATTCCGTTATATGAAGAAGGAAGGAAAATATTTGCCTCCAACGGGGATAGTTTATTAATGGCAAGGAGTTATGATATCATTCAAATGCTGTATTACAATCTTGAAAATTATGATAAGGGAGTGTTCTATGGTGAAACAGCAGTGAAATGGTTACGAACAATTGATGATCCCGTATGGCTGGGTACCACGTTGAATAATTTAGGGATGAATTATGCAAAGAAAGGCGCATATGCAAAAGCAAAAGATTGCTGGATGGAAGCACTGGCTATTGGAAAAAAAATCGGGAATATAGAAATGGAAGCTTCGCAAATGCTCAATCTTGGTGATTTGTATATGGATGAAGGCGATTATGCGGTAATTGGACAATACTATAACAAGGCGCTCGAGCTTTATACAACACTCGACGGAGCGGAAGGGATTGCCATTGCTTTGCGAGGGCTTGCTATCTATGAATTTTATAAGAAAGATTTTCAGGCTGCAAAAATATATGCAGACAGATCACTTGCTGTGATCAATCAAAATAATCTGTTGTTTGAAAAAAGAAAAACGTTCGAAACGTTATCACGTATTCATATTGCGTTACATGATTTGATCACCGGGCAAAAATATATGCAGCAAGCAACTGTACTTGCAGACAGCATCATTAACGACCGGATCAGGAAAAGCACCGTTGAGTTTGAAACCAAATATGAAACGGCAAAAAAAGACGGACAAATAAAGTTGCAGCAATCGGAGCTTAAACAAAAAAGCACGCTCAACTATATTTTAATCGGCAGTGCTGCAGCATTGTTAATTATTTCTTTGCTCAGTTACCGCAACTATCGGCATAAACAAAATCTGCAGCAACAACGCATCAATGAACTGGAAACAGAAAAACAATTAGCAGCAACGGAAGCAGTACTTAAAGGTGAAGAACAGGAACGTACAAGGCTTGCCAAAGATCTGCACGATGGGTTAGGAGGTATGTTAAGTGGCATTAAACATTCATTCAATAATATGAAAGGGAATTTGGTTATGACACCCGAAAATGCCCAGGCATTTGAACGCAGCATGGATATGCTGGACAGTTCGATTAAAGAAATGCGGCGAGTGGCACATAATATGATGCCTGAAACATTGGTGAAATATGGTTTGGATACAGCATTGAAAGATTTTTGTAAAGACATGAGTCTTGCAGGTTCTGTAAAAGTCATTTACCAATCGGTTAGCATTGAAAATGCGGTTATTGATCAAACAACATCCATCACCATCTACCGTATTGTACAGGAGCTGGTAAATAATGTAATGAAACATGCAGCAGCAAAGCAGGTAGTTGTACAACTAAATAAACTTAATGGACAACTCACTATTACGGTAGAAGATGATGGTAAGGGATTTGATACAGCAATTCTCCGGCAAAGCAGTGGAATGGGCTGGTCGAATATTTTAAATCGTGTTGAGTTTATGAAAGGAATAATGGATGTGCAATCCGAGCCGGGGAAAGGGACGTCTGTTCACATTGAATTAAAAGCGTAA
- a CDS encoding response regulator transcription factor — MGITTGKIKVFIVDDHYMVVEGIRSLLQNEPGIDWLGHASNAESCLAFLKNQLPDVILMDINMPGKNGIELCKDVKLKYSSVFVLGLSTFNQQSLIQNMMNSGASGYVLKNASQRELLDAIEAIAQGKEYLSDEAAAILKTDESAPVVTRREKEVLELLADGLTNIEIAGKLFVSAATVDTHRKSLIAKLGAKNTPELIKLAFVHKLIGN; from the coding sequence ATGGGTATCACTACAGGGAAAATAAAAGTGTTTATTGTTGACGATCATTATATGGTTGTGGAAGGAATTCGTTCATTGTTGCAAAATGAACCAGGTATCGATTGGTTGGGTCATGCATCCAATGCAGAATCATGTCTTGCCTTTTTAAAGAATCAATTGCCTGATGTTATTCTGATGGATATTAATATGCCCGGCAAAAACGGTATTGAACTTTGTAAAGATGTAAAGTTGAAATACAGTAGTGTATTTGTGTTAGGCTTAAGTACGTTTAATCAGCAAAGTCTTATTCAGAATATGATGAACAGCGGCGCATCAGGCTATGTATTAAAGAATGCTTCTCAACGTGAGCTGCTGGATGCAATTGAAGCAATTGCTCAAGGCAAAGAATATTTAAGTGATGAAGCCGCAGCTATTCTCAAAACCGATGAATCTGCACCGGTTGTAACCCGTCGTGAAAAAGAAGTATTGGAATTACTTGCTGATGGGCTTACCAATATTGAAATTGCCGGTAAACTGTTTGTAAGTGCTGCAACAGTTGATACACATCGTAAAAGTCTTATTGCAAAACTTGGCGCAAAAAATACGCCTGAGTTAATTAAGCTGGCATTTGTACATAAGCTAATTGGTAACTGA
- a CDS encoding exo-beta-N-acetylmuramidase NamZ family protein, translated as MKQLLLLLVLFVTFYAEAQQKHARSGYNRGSIKNRLFQTGAENLDNYIDLLEGKTVAVFANQTSTIGKSHLVDSLRKLGVNIRVIFGPEHGFRGTADAGEKIGNYKDEKTGIQVISLYGTKRKPSKEDLAGVDVMLFDIQDVGVRFYTYISSLEYYMEAALEWGKHLIVLDRPNPNGHYVDGPVLEPAYKSFVGMQPVPIVYGMTIGEYAQMIYDEEWLEPRLYELAGRHGKFELTIIPCNNYNHITKYELPVKPSPNLPSSQSIWLYPSTCFFEGTVLSEGRGTNIPFQIFGHPSLPKTLKPFTPRSRDGAKDPKFKDKLCYGWDLSGPADKVFVTAGSKVQLKWLLEAYNLFPNKDEFFIAPASGKPTDYFFNKLAGNGTLMQQIKDGKTEEEIRKSWEPAITKFKAIRKKYLIYKDFE; from the coding sequence ATGAAACAATTACTCCTTTTACTGGTTCTATTTGTGACGTTCTACGCAGAGGCGCAGCAAAAACACGCCCGCTCCGGTTACAATCGTGGCTCCATCAAAAACAGGTTGTTTCAAACAGGCGCTGAAAACCTGGATAATTATATTGATCTGCTTGAAGGAAAAACGGTGGCTGTATTTGCCAACCAAACTTCAACCATTGGGAAAAGTCATCTGGTTGATTCGTTGAGAAAACTTGGTGTGAATATCAGAGTCATCTTTGGACCGGAACATGGCTTTCGTGGTACAGCAGATGCAGGAGAAAAAATCGGGAATTATAAAGATGAGAAAACAGGCATTCAGGTTATATCACTTTACGGAACAAAACGTAAGCCTTCAAAAGAAGATCTGGCTGGTGTTGATGTAATGTTGTTTGATATCCAGGATGTGGGTGTACGGTTTTATACTTACATCTCTTCATTGGAATATTATATGGAAGCGGCACTTGAATGGGGCAAACATTTGATCGTGCTTGATCGTCCAAATCCTAATGGTCATTATGTTGATGGTCCCGTGCTTGAACCTGCTTATAAATCTTTTGTTGGTATGCAACCCGTACCCATTGTATATGGCATGACGATTGGCGAATATGCCCAAATGATCTATGATGAAGAATGGCTGGAACCACGATTATATGAATTAGCCGGCCGCCACGGAAAATTTGAATTGACGATCATTCCCTGCAATAATTATAATCACATAACAAAGTACGAGTTGCCGGTAAAACCTTCGCCTAATTTACCAAGCAGTCAATCGATCTGGCTATACCCCTCTACTTGTTTTTTTGAAGGCACTGTTTTAAGTGAAGGACGTGGCACCAATATTCCGTTCCAGATATTCGGACATCCTTCCTTACCAAAAACATTAAAGCCATTTACACCACGCAGCAGGGATGGCGCAAAAGATCCGAAATTTAAAGATAAACTATGTTATGGTTGGGATTTAAGCGGGCCTGCTGATAAAGTATTTGTCACAGCCGGTAGTAAAGTGCAATTGAAATGGTTGCTGGAGGCATATAACCTTTTCCCGAATAAAGATGAATTTTTCATTGCACCAGCCAGCGGCAAACCAACCGATTATTTCTTTAATAAACTTGCCGGCAACGGCACGTTGATGCAACAGATAAAAGATGGCAAGACAGAAGAAGAAATACGCAAGAGTTGGGAACCCGCAATTACCAAGTTTAAAGCAATACGTAAGAAATACCTGATCTATAAAGATTTTGAATAA
- a CDS encoding FKBP-type peptidyl-prolyl cis-trans isomerase, whose protein sequence is MQQAKKGDTVRVHYTGKLTTGEQFDSSTGREPLEFEVGAGMMIKGFDDAVVGMAIGDKKTINIQPNEAYGERNEQMIIEFPRSNFPDDMAPEIGMQLMMNNSAGQQFPVTITEVQEEIVVLDANHMLAGKELVFDIEMVEIDAKGLIIVP, encoded by the coding sequence ATGCAGCAGGCAAAAAAAGGTGATACCGTACGTGTGCATTACACCGGTAAATTGACAACAGGTGAGCAGTTCGATTCAAGCACAGGCCGTGAGCCACTTGAGTTTGAGGTGGGTGCCGGAATGATGATCAAGGGTTTTGATGATGCCGTGGTTGGTATGGCCATTGGAGATAAAAAAACAATCAATATTCAGCCCAACGAGGCATATGGCGAACGTAATGAGCAAATGATCATTGAGTTCCCACGTTCTAACTTCCCCGACGATATGGCTCCTGAAATCGGGATGCAGTTGATGATGAACAACAGTGCAGGTCAGCAGTTCCCTGTTACCATCACTGAAGTGCAGGAAGAAATTGTAGTGTTAGATGCGAATCATATGTTGGCTGGTAAAGAACTCGTGTTCGATATTGAAATGGTGGAGATTGATGCGAAAGGATTGATCATTGTTCCGTAA
- a CDS encoding CPBP family intramembrane glutamic endopeptidase encodes MQSSPIIQKGWLRVLLFLIGYLLLIFFGSALTGVLIVLAGLSVTPETLFYGTIVLSFIIAFSTVAFFRNVFDRQTVKSLGFTWKGFGKERAAGFLTGILLLSAMATVLWLMKLLQWFPADVDPTGFALAIVMMILVSFAEELVFRGYVLNNLMQSIPKEAALFTSAVLFAVFHSLNPNFNLIAFINIFIAGMLLGVNYIYTRNLWFAIFFHFSWNFFQGPVLGFEVSGLSLPSLLDQNLKGSILLTGGAFGLEASWLTTFSTSLMAIALFFLFQHKYNSNVE; translated from the coding sequence ATGCAATCATCTCCCATTATCCAAAAAGGCTGGCTACGTGTACTGCTTTTCCTCATCGGTTATCTGCTGCTCATCTTCTTTGGAAGTGCCTTAACAGGTGTATTGATCGTACTGGCAGGGCTGAGTGTTACTCCGGAAACGCTGTTTTACGGCACAATCGTTCTCAGTTTTATTATTGCTTTTTCAACTGTTGCTTTTTTCAGAAATGTATTCGATCGACAAACAGTTAAAAGTCTTGGATTTACCTGGAAAGGTTTTGGTAAAGAACGGGCAGCAGGATTTCTCACCGGCATTCTTTTACTTTCTGCAATGGCAACAGTGCTGTGGTTGATGAAATTATTACAATGGTTTCCGGCTGATGTTGATCCAACGGGCTTTGCACTTGCAATTGTGATGATGATATTGGTAAGTTTTGCTGAAGAGCTAGTGTTTCGAGGCTATGTGCTGAATAACTTAATGCAGTCGATACCAAAAGAAGCAGCATTGTTTACATCTGCAGTTTTGTTTGCAGTGTTTCATTCACTCAATCCCAATTTTAATCTCATTGCGTTTATCAATATTTTTATTGCAGGCATGCTGCTTGGTGTAAACTATATCTACACCCGCAATCTCTGGTTTGCTATTTTCTTTCATTTCAGTTGGAATTTTTTCCAGGGACCCGTGCTTGGTTTTGAAGTGAGTGGTCTTTCTTTACCGTCTTTGCTTGATCAAAATCTGAAAGGTTCTATTCTGTTAACCGGTGGAGCATTTGGACTGGAAGCATCGTGGTTGACAACTTTTTCAACAAGCCTGATGGCAATTGCTCTTTTCTTTTTGTTTCAACACAAGTACAACAGCAACGTTGAATAA
- the pepT gene encoding peptidase T has translation MATENKYGTAERLMRYVQIDTQSDPESSNSPTTEKQKDLSKILVEELLAMGIADAYVDAYGYVYATIPSTTEKDVPVVCFCSHVDTAPDCSGTNVKPILHKNYDGTDIVLPDDETQIISPSKYAYLKQHIGKDIITASGNTLLGADDKAGVAIIMSLANYLVQHPEIKHGTIKLLFTPDEEVGKGTDKLDLQKLGATVAYTLDGGELGTLEDETFSADGVKIIVHGVIAHPGYAKGILVNALKIAGEILTALPKTEWSPETTEKRQGFVHPVSVNGIAEKATIDFIVRDFTIEGLLQHEARLKSIAEEVLKQYPSCSMEFIVKEQYRNMKEILDQHPAIVANAIEAYERCGLTVVKEPIRGGTDGSRLSYMGLPCPNLFTGMQAIHSKHEWIGVDDMEQSANMLVELVKVWEEKS, from the coding sequence ATGGCAACAGAAAACAAATATGGAACGGCAGAAAGGTTGATGCGGTATGTACAAATAGATACACAAAGCGATCCGGAAAGTAGCAACTCACCTACAACCGAAAAGCAGAAAGACCTGTCGAAAATATTGGTGGAAGAATTACTTGCGATGGGTATTGCCGATGCGTATGTGGATGCTTACGGTTATGTATATGCCACAATTCCATCAACTACTGAGAAGGATGTTCCTGTTGTTTGCTTTTGCAGCCATGTTGATACAGCGCCCGATTGCAGCGGCACAAATGTAAAACCCATCCTTCATAAAAATTATGATGGAACCGATATTGTGTTGCCCGATGATGAGACGCAGATCATCAGTCCATCAAAGTATGCTTATCTCAAACAACATATCGGAAAAGATATTATTACTGCAAGTGGAAACACCTTGCTTGGTGCAGATGATAAAGCAGGTGTTGCAATCATTATGAGCTTGGCTAATTACCTCGTGCAACATCCCGAAATAAAACATGGAACAATCAAACTATTGTTTACACCCGATGAAGAAGTTGGAAAGGGAACAGATAAACTTGATCTGCAAAAATTAGGAGCAACTGTTGCTTATACCTTAGATGGCGGTGAGTTGGGTACATTGGAAGATGAAACATTTAGTGCTGATGGCGTAAAGATCATTGTACATGGTGTTATTGCACATCCCGGTTATGCAAAAGGAATATTGGTGAATGCATTAAAGATCGCAGGAGAAATTTTAACAGCTCTTCCCAAAACAGAATGGAGCCCGGAAACAACAGAGAAGCGGCAAGGCTTTGTTCATCCTGTAAGTGTAAATGGTATTGCAGAAAAAGCAACTATTGATTTTATTGTGCGTGACTTTACAATTGAAGGCTTGCTGCAACACGAAGCAAGATTAAAATCAATTGCGGAAGAAGTGTTGAAACAATATCCCAGCTGCAGCATGGAGTTTATTGTTAAAGAACAATACCGAAACATGAAAGAAATTCTTGATCAACACCCGGCTATTGTTGCAAATGCAATAGAAGCTTATGAACGCTGCGGTTTAACAGTGGTAAAAGAACCCATCCGTGGTGGTACTGACGGCAGTCGTTTAAGTTATATGGGTTTGCCTTGTCCAAATTTGTTTACAGGCATGCAGGCCATTCACAGCAAACACGAATGGATAGGAGTGGACGACATGGAGCAAAGTGCCAATATGCTTGTTGAATTGGTGAAAGTTTGGGAAGAAAAAAGTTAA
- a CDS encoding SPFH domain-containing protein, which yields MDLLVSYWWVLLILFIIFSGLVTVNQGTIAVITMFGKYQRILRPGLGFKIPILEQIYKRISIQNRSVELEFQAVTIDQANVYFKSMLLYSVQNHDEETIKRVAFKFISDKDLMQALIRTVEGSIRAFVATKRQAEILTARREIVDYVKEQIDHSLEEWGYHLQDLQINDITFDQQIMESMSRVVASNNLKAAAENEGQALLITKTKGAEAEGNAIKIAAEAEREAARLRGQGVALFRQEVAKGMTEAAEQMKQANLDTNVILFSMWTEAVKNFAEYGKGNIIFLDGSASGMENTMKQIQALMVKQAGV from the coding sequence ATGGATTTACTTGTCAGTTACTGGTGGGTCTTACTCATCCTCTTTATCATCTTCAGTGGGCTGGTTACTGTTAACCAGGGAACGATTGCCGTTATCACCATGTTTGGAAAATACCAGCGTATTCTCCGCCCGGGATTAGGGTTTAAAATTCCTATACTGGAACAGATCTATAAACGCATCAGTATTCAAAACCGAAGTGTGGAGTTAGAGTTTCAGGCGGTAACGATTGACCAGGCAAACGTCTATTTTAAAAGCATGCTGTTGTATTCTGTTCAGAATCATGATGAGGAAACTATTAAGCGTGTTGCATTTAAATTCATCAGCGATAAAGATCTCATGCAGGCATTGATCAGAACAGTGGAAGGTTCTATCCGTGCATTTGTGGCCACCAAGCGCCAGGCAGAAATTTTAACTGCCCGCAGGGAGATTGTAGATTATGTAAAAGAACAGATCGATCATTCACTGGAAGAGTGGGGTTATCACCTGCAGGATCTGCAGATCAACGATATTACGTTCGATCAACAGATCATGGAAAGTATGAGCCGTGTGGTAGCAAGTAATAACTTAAAAGCTGCTGCAGAAAACGAAGGACAAGCGTTGCTCATCACCAAAACAAAAGGTGCAGAAGCAGAAGGTAATGCTATTAAGATTGCAGCTGAAGCAGAACGTGAGGCAGCCCGTTTGCGTGGACAAGGTGTGGCTCTCTTCCGCCAGGAAGTTGCAAAAGGTATGACAGAAGCTGCGGAACAAATGAAGCAGGCAAATCTTGATACCAATGTGATCCTCTTCAGTATGTGGACCGAAGCTGTAAAGAATTTTGCAGAATATGGAAAAGGAAATATCATATTCCTGGATGGTAGTGCAAGCGGCATGGAAAATACCATGAAGCAGATACAGGCGTTGATGGTGAAACAGGCAGGGGTATAA
- a CDS encoding polysaccharide deacetylase family protein, whose product MKIFHDKGYHSILPDQLAAYYQTGAELPGLPFMITFDDAHVEQYTLALPVLEKYQFKAVFFVMTVCIDKKGFLSAKQIASLSSVGHVIGVHTWDHPNMAKQQQLNWKLEIDKPKKRLEEIIGKPINCFAFPYGAWTMQVLQGLKQRGFTTAFQLQGKQSAEQPLLTIRRIMVNGASKPELLIKHITTVFQ is encoded by the coding sequence ATGAAAATATTTCACGACAAAGGTTACCATTCAATTCTGCCTGATCAACTTGCAGCTTATTATCAAACAGGAGCCGAATTACCCGGCTTGCCTTTTATGATTACGTTTGATGATGCACATGTTGAACAGTACACACTTGCTTTGCCTGTATTAGAGAAATATCAGTTTAAGGCTGTTTTTTTTGTGATGACTGTTTGTATAGATAAGAAGGGATTTCTTTCAGCAAAGCAGATCGCTTCGCTTTCATCAGTTGGCCATGTTATTGGTGTGCACACATGGGATCACCCCAATATGGCGAAGCAACAGCAACTCAATTGGAAATTGGAAATCGACAAACCCAAAAAGCGCCTTGAGGAAATCATCGGAAAACCCATAAACTGTTTTGCTTTTCCTTATGGTGCATGGACCATGCAGGTGTTGCAGGGGTTAAAACAACGTGGATTTACAACTGCTTTTCAATTACAGGGTAAGCAAAGTGCTGAACAGCCTTTGTTAACAATACGTAGAATAATGGTAAATGGGGCGAGTAAGCCCGAGCTACTGATAAAACATATAACAACAGTTTTTCAATAA